A genomic segment from Thermodesulfobacteriota bacterium encodes:
- the hisD gene encoding histidinol dehydrogenase, translating to MKVFDYTTKTAQEQLRRIMNRGTDYSRKDYRQVEQIIGEVRRNGDRALEKYTRQFDAPGLKAARLRVTPQEFKAAGRQVDRQFRHSLARAIRQIETFHQAQRENSWISTDRPGVVVGQQITPVDSAGIYVPGARGGETPLVSTVLMGVLPARQAGVPRIVMVTPPRKDGSVSPHLLVAAEKTGVTEVYKVGSAWAIAALAYGTETIPRVDMIAGPGNKYVVLAKKTLSGTVGIDIIAGPSEILIIADQTADPRYLAADLLSQAEHDALASAVLITPVREIARQTAREVDAQLSALNRQETAKKALARYGGIFIVDSMETALTTANRFAPEHLELQVEEPFAMLGRIRNAGAVFLGRFTPEPIGDYVAGPNHTLPTGGCARFASALSTSHFLKRTSVVFYSEAALKAEAPDAIRLAEIEGLGAHANAIRVRLEK from the coding sequence ATGAAAGTATTTGATTACACGACGAAAACGGCCCAGGAACAATTGCGCCGGATCATGAACCGGGGAACCGATTATTCCCGGAAGGATTACCGCCAGGTCGAGCAGATTATTGGAGAGGTTCGCCGGAATGGTGACCGGGCCCTTGAAAAATACACCCGTCAGTTCGACGCCCCCGGACTGAAGGCCGCCCGGCTGCGGGTAACTCCTCAAGAGTTTAAAGCCGCCGGCAGGCAGGTCGACAGGCAATTCCGCCACTCCCTGGCCCGGGCCATTCGTCAGATTGAAACATTCCACCAGGCCCAGCGGGAAAACTCCTGGATCAGCACGGATCGCCCCGGTGTGGTGGTGGGTCAGCAGATAACACCGGTCGACTCGGCCGGCATTTATGTGCCCGGCGCAAGAGGGGGAGAGACGCCGCTGGTGTCAACGGTTCTGATGGGGGTGCTGCCGGCCAGACAGGCAGGCGTTCCCCGGATCGTGATGGTAACCCCGCCGAGAAAAGACGGCTCGGTCAGTCCGCATCTGCTGGTGGCCGCCGAAAAGACCGGGGTAACGGAAGTATACAAGGTCGGCAGTGCCTGGGCCATCGCCGCCCTGGCATATGGAACGGAAACGATTCCCAGGGTGGACATGATCGCCGGGCCGGGCAATAAATACGTGGTGCTGGCCAAAAAAACACTTTCGGGCACGGTCGGTATTGATATTATTGCCGGGCCCAGCGAAATCCTGATCATCGCCGACCAGACCGCCGATCCCCGTTATCTGGCGGCCGACCTTCTTTCTCAGGCGGAACATGACGCCCTTGCTTCGGCCGTACTGATCACGCCCGTCCGGGAAATCGCCCGGCAAACCGCCCGGGAAGTGGACGCGCAACTATCCGCCCTCAACCGGCAGGAAACGGCGAAAAAAGCCCTCGCCCGATACGGTGGTATTTTTATCGTCGACTCGATGGAAACCGCCCTGACGACAGCCAATCGCTTCGCGCCGGAACACCTGGAACTGCAGGTGGAAGAACCCTTCGCGATGCTGGGGAGAATACGAAACGCCGGGGCCGTTTTCCTGGGCCGCTTTACTCCCGAGCCCATCGGGGATTATGTGGCCGGCCCCAATCATACCCTGCCCACCGGCGGGTGCGCCCGTTTTGCCTCGGCGCTTTCAACCAGTCATTTTCTAAAGCGAACCAGCGTGGTTTTCTATTCTGAAGCCGCGTTGAAAGCAGAGGCCCCGGACGCCATCAGGCTGGCTGAAATCGAAGGACTGGGCGCCCATGCCAACGCCATCCGCGTCCGGTTGGAAAAATAA
- the serC gene encoding 3-phosphoserine/phosphohydroxythreonine transaminase, which translates to MSKRIHNFNPGPAALPVSVLQEIQASFLDFAGTGMSITEVSHRSKPFENIINDAVARVKRLLGVGDEFTVLFIQGGASLQFAMVPMNLLPDEKSADYVNTGTWATKAIKEAKILGKTVRVPASSEDRNFSYIPQNIDFDPNAAYVHLTSNNTIKGTQWASFPDTKGVPIVCDMSSDIMSRPVDMTRFGLIYAGAQKNIGPAGVCLVIIRKDMLEAAADQLPTMLKYATFAKENSLYNTPPCFTIYTIQLVLKWLEETVGGLEKMDALNRKKAALLYDMMDAGSFYKATAEKGSRSLMNVTFRLPSEELEKKFIAEATANDLGGLKGHRSVGGCRASIYNATTMESVQALADFMKAFEQKNG; encoded by the coding sequence ATGTCAAAGCGTATTCATAATTTCAACCCGGGGCCGGCCGCGTTGCCGGTGAGCGTTTTGCAGGAAATCCAGGCATCTTTTCTGGATTTTGCCGGAACGGGAATGTCAATTACCGAAGTCAGTCATCGTTCAAAACCGTTTGAAAACATCATCAATGACGCGGTGGCCAGAGTCAAACGGCTGCTGGGCGTGGGCGACGAGTTTACGGTTCTGTTCATCCAGGGCGGCGCCAGTCTCCAGTTTGCCATGGTACCCATGAACCTGCTGCCGGACGAAAAGTCGGCCGACTATGTCAACACCGGCACCTGGGCCACCAAGGCCATCAAGGAAGCCAAAATTCTGGGCAAGACCGTTCGCGTTCCGGCTTCTTCCGAAGACAGGAATTTTTCCTATATCCCGCAGAACATCGATTTTGATCCGAACGCGGCCTATGTTCATCTTACGTCTAACAATACCATCAAGGGCACCCAATGGGCATCCTTCCCCGATACAAAAGGGGTCCCCATCGTCTGCGACATGTCTTCCGATATCATGAGCCGGCCTGTTGATATGACCCGTTTCGGGCTGATTTACGCCGGCGCCCAGAAGAATATCGGGCCGGCCGGGGTGTGCCTGGTCATTATCCGCAAGGATATGCTCGAGGCCGCCGCGGATCAGTTGCCGACCATGCTCAAGTATGCCACCTTTGCCAAGGAAAACTCTCTTTACAACACCCCGCCCTGTTTCACCATCTATACCATTCAACTGGTTTTAAAATGGCTGGAAGAAACCGTCGGCGGTCTTGAAAAAATGGATGCCCTTAACCGCAAAAAGGCGGCCCTTCTGTATGACATGATGGATGCCGGCAGTTTTTACAAGGCAACCGCGGAAAAAGGCAGCCGTTCCCTGATGAACGTAACCTTCCGGCTCCCTTCAGAAGAACTGGAGAAGAAATTCATCGCCGAAGCGACTGCCAATGATCTGGGAGGACTCAAGGGCCACCGTTCCGTGGGCGGCTGCCGGGCTTCCATTTACAATGCCACGACCATGGAGTCGGTGCAGGCCTTGGCCGATTTTATGAAGGCGTTCGAACAGAAAAACGGGTAG
- a CDS encoding phenyltransferase domain-containing protein, translating to MNVKVAVKKQDLTIDMDAVCARIAATQRDNGDIPWSSGDKTDPWDLVEAAMGLTIGGQAQKAEAAFRWLKNKQRPDGSWYAAYRNDLPDDRTVDTNMSSYLAAGLFHHYLVTGNIDFIKSMWPVMCGGIDFALSLQTPRGEIYWAKNPEGRTDPMSLLTGSSSIYFSLKCALALAHEIGADMPGWRASLSRLGHAIQFQPHLFNVAKSRFSMDWFYPILSGAITGPDAQKRIDRHWKKFVVEGQGVKCVADEPWVTIAESCELVMALAAMGNENDAQAVFSWIQDKCFDDGSFWCGFTYPNMVVWPEEKISWTNAAVLLAADALYHLTPAGRLFNHNFWKTEYPFLFDATIKE from the coding sequence ATGAACGTTAAAGTTGCGGTTAAAAAACAGGACCTGACAATTGACATGGACGCGGTCTGCGCCCGGATCGCCGCCACCCAGCGCGATAACGGCGATATCCCCTGGTCGTCCGGCGACAAGACGGATCCCTGGGACCTGGTGGAGGCCGCCATGGGTTTGACCATCGGCGGTCAGGCGCAAAAAGCGGAGGCCGCTTTCCGCTGGCTGAAAAACAAGCAGCGACCGGACGGAAGCTGGTATGCCGCCTATCGCAATGATCTGCCGGACGACCGTACCGTCGACACCAATATGAGCTCCTATCTGGCCGCCGGTCTTTTCCATCATTACCTGGTTACCGGGAACATCGATTTTATCAAGAGCATGTGGCCGGTCATGTGCGGGGGCATCGATTTCGCCTTGAGCCTCCAAACCCCCAGAGGGGAAATTTACTGGGCCAAAAACCCGGAGGGCAGGACCGATCCCATGTCGTTGCTGACCGGTTCAAGTTCCATTTATTTCAGCTTAAAATGCGCGCTGGCCCTTGCTCATGAGATCGGTGCGGATATGCCCGGCTGGCGGGCGTCTCTGTCCCGACTCGGTCATGCCATCCAGTTTCAGCCGCACCTGTTTAACGTGGCCAAATCGCGTTTTTCCATGGACTGGTTTTATCCCATTCTGTCCGGAGCGATCACCGGCCCCGACGCGCAAAAGCGGATCGACAGGCACTGGAAGAAATTCGTTGTCGAAGGCCAGGGTGTTAAATGCGTGGCCGATGAACCCTGGGTCACCATCGCCGAATCCTGCGAACTGGTCATGGCGCTGGCCGCCATGGGCAATGAAAATGACGCCCAGGCCGTTTTTTCCTGGATTCAGGATAAGTGCTTTGATGACGGTTCCTTCTGGTGCGGTTTTACCTATCCGAATATGGTTGTCTGGCCGGAAGAAAAAATTTCCTGGACCAACGCGGCGGTACTTCTGGCCGCGGATGCCCTGTACCACCTGACTCCGGC
- a CDS encoding PilZ domain-containing protein, whose amino-acid sequence MTEENLPRTFMTKDDRAAFTCPKCGKVRVLDVSQFKHINKSVIKVKCKCPCGHQYSVLLERRKEIRKEVSFTGTYYAYVKGMEVKGRVTIRDLSRSGLRFKLHLSHQFTIGETITLEFTINDRDQSLISRKVIVRSQHGDSVGASFISTEHYDKLGPYLLYSL is encoded by the coding sequence ATGACCGAAGAAAATCTGCCGCGGACATTCATGACCAAGGACGACAGGGCGGCTTTCACCTGCCCCAAGTGCGGGAAGGTCAGGGTCCTGGATGTCTCGCAGTTCAAACACATCAACAAGTCGGTTATCAAGGTCAAGTGTAAATGCCCCTGCGGTCATCAGTACAGCGTCCTTTTAGAGAGGAGAAAGGAGATCAGAAAAGAGGTCTCCTTTACGGGAACATATTACGCTTACGTTAAAGGGATGGAAGTCAAGGGCAGGGTCACCATCAGGGATCTTTCCCGATCGGGCCTGCGGTTTAAACTTCATCTTTCTCATCAGTTTACCATCGGTGAAACCATAACACTGGAGTTCACCATCAATGACCGGGACCAGTCTCTGATTTCGCGCAAGGTGATCGTCAGAAGCCAGCATGGCGACTCCGTCGGCGCCAGTTTTATTTCCACGGAGCATTACGATAAGCTCGGTCCCTACCTGCTGTATTCATTATGA